TCCATGGAGAACTGTGCTTGTAGCTTTACCTTAACAATGTGGCTAagtaatataatgtttaataatttcttttcaaGAGTAACTTAGTGGCCACTGGATCAGTGGACTGCGACTTGCTAATTTGGGATGTGAACAACCTCTCTAGTCCCATGACACCTGGCAAGAAGGCGAATCTGGGAGCTAATGTCACTTGTGTTCAGTTTAACAGGTAATTATGGAAGTAATTATTTTAGAAATTACTTTTATGAATAGGTAAAAGCATTTGTTCTTAAGTACAAGGATGTAGAGTTTTGATAATTCTTTTAAATCTTTCATTAGATAGACATTCAAGATTTCAGGAATGTAGAATCACTGTATGTTAGAAGTTCATTTTGTAAATATTAACTCCCAAAGTCAAAAGTTTACCCTTGCATGACACATTtgagttgatgtttttttttcttcaagttttAAGCCTTTTAGGATTAATTCTTTCTTAACTTTGCTCTAAAACAGACAAGCAGAACACATTTTAGCATCAACATATGCAGGGCACTGTGTGATATGGGATCTCAAGAAGAGTGCATCAATCATCTCGATTGTGGATTCTGTCTCAAGGGTAAGAGAATGGTGATGTTTGAGCAAAAGTTTTGAGCACATAACACTATTTCAGATGATCAGTGATACTCTCTATTCCATTCTGATATTCATGTCTTTCATATGAATTTCATATCCAATTTATGTGCTAAAAGATGTCCTCTTTCAGATGAAAGCCAAGAGCATCAGCTGGAACCCTGACGTAGCAACACAGCTCCTGCTGGCAAGTGATGACGATGCAACACCCATGGCCCAAGTGTGGGATCTGCGCTATGCTAATGCTCCTATCAAGACCCTGGAGGGACACCAGAGAGGTATCCTGGCAACTGCTTGGTGTGTTCAAGATTCCAGTTTGCTCATGACGGCTGCAAAGGATAACAAGTAggtgcttttattattttaattattttatgtaattttactttgtttatatatttatttttattgtaaaatgtcAATTTATATTAATGGATTACTTGAAGATGTAAATTACACAATGACTTTTACTCTCAGAATCTTTGTGTGGAATCCTGATTGTGGGGAGAGAGGGTCCGAAATTGTCTGCGAATTTCCTTCTTATAACCAGTGGAGTTTCAACTTGGATTGGTGTAAGCGAGACCCATCCCTAGTGGCCACATCCTCTGTGGATGGAACAGTGAGCGTTTACTCAATTCTTGGAGGAGGTTTACCACCGACACAAGCTGATAAGGTAAGTTTAGAGTTACTTATTCTTGTCTTCTAGTACCATGTGTTTctcattatataatgattatcatatttacctTTGAATTCATTAATGCAgtgtaataatatctaatatatatttttttaccttcttttattcCCCATTTAGTTCTCGGCCATTGCGGATTCCTTCCCGGGCATGGAAATGCCTGCAGTGGTACCCCAGGGAGCGACTCCACAACCCATTCAAGTCAAAAACCCACCCAAGTGGTTCCGCAAGCCATCGGGAGCAAACTTCTCAGTAAGTTCAAATCTTTCTGATCTTGCTCAGAttagagaaatgaaaggaaggataATGTAGTTCAGCTTttatagagagagtagatgaaaTTTTTCAAATGTAAAAGAAAGTTAAGCTTTTTGATGTGATCTTTATAATGGTTTGTTTTATCATACAGAAATTAGATCACAAGAGAAAAgattttatgtagtatatgtttAAAATGCAGTAACATCACATGTGGTAGTGCATAACATGAAACCTGTTCTTATGTTATCCTGGATTTCAGTGCATTTGAGTATTGCATATCATGTAGGAATtcttaatgatataaaataggtATCCATAATTTTTTGCTTACCTCACTGAATGATCCGTTACAGTTTGGTGGCCGACTAGTTTCTTGGAACAAGCAGAGCAGAGCTGTGGCCATTTCACAGGTAGTAACAGAAGAGAAGTTGGTGGAACGAAGCGTCCAGCTAGAAAATGCTCTCTCTCAGTCCCAGCTGGGTCCATACTGCCAGGCCAAAGCAGAAGCTGCTGCCAAACCCAGTGATcaggtaatttttatttatcttcaggTGGTGGTTTTCTGCTTCCACTTTTGTGCATTTACAGAATAAATCCTCACCATACAATGAAAGCCTGTTGTCTTGAATAGCAAATGGCATATGAAAACCAAATTTCAATGAAGAAAGCCTCAAGTGTAGGCTTATCTAATATGCTTGtgttttgtttcaggttttgtgGAAGTTTATTGGAGCCAACTTTGAAATGGCCCCACGTACACACTATATGAGTTTGCTTGGCTATAACAGTTCACAAGTCTCGGACAAGGTTCGCCCCCCAGTGCCTGCGGCTGATGGTGTTGCAGCAGAGGTCTTAGCCGACAAGATGGAAAATCTCGGCACAAACGTTAGTATCATGCTAACCTTTTGGTGTGTGTAAAGGGGTTAGTGCTGTTTATGATATAAGTGGGAAATATGTGCCTGCTTATGTCATAATAAGAACTTGTGaagtctatttttattttttttatagagattTAATGGTTGTTTCTTGTTTGCATGCAGAGAAGGCAGCAACAGTCATTAAGTCAGGGATGGTTGTTTGTTGCAGTAAGTTGATTATATGTGGCTCTTGAATAATTCATCCCTCTATTTTTATAGGTAGTTTGACATTAGTTAAGCTATGTAGAATATATTTATTCTAGAACTAACAATTTTGTAGATATTTCTGTGCTGTTGAGATTGATCAGCTGATGTGAATGTTTGATTTCCTTATTCTAGAAGAATTACTGAGTGGTTGATTCCCTTAATTAATTGAAACTCCTCATTAATAGTACCAAATTACCAAATCATAGTATACTTGAAGTAGAGTTTCATAagcatccttccccttctcagAAATAGAGATGCAAGTCCCTTGGCTGTGCTTCATTCGTAAAACAGGACCTATCATTTCACATTTTTTGTGTAAGAAAATTGAAGTTGTGAAAAATGTAGATGAAAATTAATGTAAATGCTAATTTCCTTTTACATTTGCAGGATGGCAGCACCAGCTCACTTGACCCCAGTGAGCAGTTTGAGATGATTGCTTCAGCTCAGTCCTTCGACAAGACTCCAGAACTTGAGGTGGGACAGATTGTTTGATTGGTGTctgttatataaagaatatttatttatctgtgtttatttatatagagtatttatttatttattttgaaatttttaagaatttataactaaaataagattttgtatatatgactTGTTTTGTTGACTACTAAAATTGTAAGTGTATTTGTATTCATAGTCTGTGTAGTGACCTGTAAATTTTGAAGTCAGAATTGTGTGTCTCAGGAAATGGAACCAGAGGTGGAGACTAAGCCATCCAAGGTTGAGCTTAATGTGGAGGAGACCAGTGGAAGTAACGAAGGGCTGATTACCCAAGCGCTTTTGGTCGGGGACTTGGAATCGGCAGTAGAGCTTTGTGTAAAGGACAAGCATTTCACCCATGCATTGACTCTTGCTGCTCATGCTGGCCAGGAGCTCTATGCAAAGGTATTTATGGTTGTGATGGATTTTACTGGTCTAGAAATAGCTGTTGATGATGTGTGAAAGAACGACTCATTAAAAGTTACATGAAAATATATCAACTGAAAATGGAAATACTGAATTGCAATTACAACTGACTTTGAATTTTCTTTTAGTTATCAGAAAGTTTTTAAGAGGAAAAGATTCTGAAGCACCATTGTAGGTAATACAGGTCTGAATTTGATGGCTTTACTCTTTTCCTCCATGACAAACAGACCCGTGACAATGTCTTGAAACAAGTTGATGGCTCTCTGGCACCCTTGATTGGGGCAGTTGTCCGTGGAGATTTAACCTCGATAACTACATCTTGCAATCTCAGCAACTGGAAGGAGGCTCTAGTCGCAGCTCTTACATACTGCGAAGATGCCCAATTCACTGCCCTTGCAGGTATGTGAGGAAGAAAGCTTGGGTTCATTTTTAGTTTTAATAAACTCTCTTGGTAAGTGAAAATTCAGAAATATAGATTGGAAAACTTGGTGAAAGGCGCCATTTCAGATATTGAAATTCCTTATAACTTTGACCTGTGTTTGCAGAGAATCTTGGTGAACGTCTAGAGGCATCCAACATTGGTGAATATATACCATCTGCCATGATTTGCTATGTTTGTGCTGGCAGTCTGGAGAAGTTTGTTTCTTGCTGGTCAAAGATGCAGCCAAACATGAGTAATCCTAATGAGTTGCAGGTAATTTACTAGCACATGCAAATGATCATCTTATGTGGATAAGAGTTTTCAGTTTTCAGAAATATCATGATACTGTGATTCAGGACAGTAACATCTTGATACTTTTACAGGACCTGGTTGAAATAATAATGGTCCTCCAAAGGTCTCTGGCAGCAGCAGGTCGACCTGTAAACCTAAGCGAAGGAAGCACTGTAAGCTCACTCTTGTGCCAGTATGCATCTCTCCTGGCAGCTCAGGGTGCCCTGAACACTGCTGTTTCCTATCTGAACTCTGCTACACAGGTTGGTAATGGAGTTGTGACTGAAGATATActgtctgttgtgtttgtgttatgatcCAAACAGACCTTTCATTTCCTTTGAAGGTATTAGATGCTTTGTGTGATAAGGGGTTATGTTTCTtgggtttatataaacatttatatgcaaATTGCAAATGATTTGATTATGCAAAAATTGGAACTCCTCTCTTCAGGGTGAGATGATTGAATTGCGTGATCGCTTGTACCGTGCACTGGGATACCAGACTGGGAGGACTAACCAGCAAGTGCACAATGTTGTTCCACAGCCATCTTTCAGACAGACTCCCACTCCACAAAACTATCAGTCTCAGGTAATGCAATTTAGGAAAACTCCATTTATATGCAAAAGTGCATAAGGGGTCTCTCTGCTTTTTAAGTATGACTGGTTattcattatgaaaatattattattttttttttttttttttccccccatgaaCTTTATATTCTTGGGCTGAAGTATATGACCAATCTTTTGTGATATTTAGTGCCTTTCATAAGTGCATTTGGTGAATAATTTCTTGTTATTCATTGGGTTGAGAAGGGAGGGGGCTGGGCTGGGAGCAGTAGCAGTCAGCAGCCAGTGGGCGGTTTTACGACGTACCAACCACCAAGCATTCAGGTACACTGCTACATGCTTCCAGTTGTAGATGAAAATGTATCACTGAAAGTATGTAGTTTAGGTTG
The Penaeus monodon isolate SGIC_2016 chromosome 18, NSTDA_Pmon_1, whole genome shotgun sequence genome window above contains:
- the LOC119584533 gene encoding protein transport protein Sec31A-like isoform X11, producing the protein MKVKEINQMANVAWSPTSVHPLYLACGTAAQQLDASLNTSSTLNIYNANLGQANLETKLAVSVETPGRFHALDWTGDQGSGVIIGGCDNGVLYVYDANKLIGNQPDYLLGSTESHHSGPIFSLSSNPLKSNLVATGSVDCDLLIWDVNNLSSPMTPGKKANLGANVTCVQFNRQAEHILASTYAGHCVIWDLKKSASIISIVDSVSRMKAKSISWNPDVATQLLLASDDDATPMAQVWDLRYANAPIKTLEGHQRGILATAWCVQDSSLLMTAAKDNKIFVWNPDCGERGSEIVCEFPSYNQWSFNLDWCKRDPSLVATSSVDGTVSVYSILGGGLPPTQADKFSAIADSFPGMEMPAVVPQGATPQPIQVKNPPKWFRKPSGANFSFGGRLVSWNKQSRAVAISQVVTEEKLVERSVQLENALSQSQLGPYCQAKAEAAAKPSDQVLWKFIGANFEMAPRTHYMSLLGYNSSQVSDKVRPPVPAADGVAAEVLADKMENLGTNDGSTSSLDPSEQFEMIASAQSFDKTPELEEMEPEVETKPSKVELNVEETSGSNEGLITQALLVGDLESAVELCVKDKHFTHALTLAAHAGQELYAKTRDNVLKQVDGSLAPLIGAVVRGDLTSITTSCNLSNWKEALVAALTYCEDAQFTALAENLGERLEASNIGEYIPSAMICYVCAGSLEKFVSCWSKMQPNMSNPNELQDLVEIIMVLQRSLAAAGRPVNLSEGSTVSSLLCQYASLLAAQGALNTAVSYLNSATQGEMIELRDRLYRALGYQTGRTNQQVHNVVPQPSFRQTPTPQNYQSQPSQFTPSVQAQQRNIYGEPTAPPQAAPAPALFTPAPHVSQPPVPNPPTFGVPPLAPMQPTMSAVPSGPPPTAVGHAGGPQFFTPASQAPGAPMYGSQSQMQQPPPPTKPPAAYDSSVPRGWNDPPPLSGSRKQFSGEHRLGGGHSGDKRLLLLQQAKQQQQQQQQQQQPQASEAPKVPEPIMCPVPGAPEQPRQFMGFQQYGAETSGPAVGAAAPVATPAAPEPASKGPLPAEHQIIQHVLNEIRERCLAACQNQQVKQRLDDIGRRLEVLFDKIRAGQLGSFTLGGVHQIIEAMKSGDYQSALQIHGQTVAKGNFSEMSQFMPAIKMLLQTCMQLQVFL
- the LOC119584533 gene encoding protein transport protein Sec31A-like isoform X12, encoding MKVKEINQMANVAWSPTSVHPLYLACGTAAQQLDASLNTSSTLNIYNANLGQANLETKLAVSVETPGRFHALDWTGDQGSGVIIGGCDNGVLYVYDANKLIGNQPDYLLGSTESHHSGPIFSLSSNPLKSNLVATGSVDCDLLIWDVNNLSSPMTPGKKANLGANVTCVQFNRQAEHILASTYAGHCVIWDLKKSASIISIVDSVSRMKAKSISWNPDVATQLLLASDDDATPMAQVWDLRYANAPIKTLEGHQRGILATAWCVQDSSLLMTAAKDNKIFVWNPDCGERGSEIVCEFPSYNQWSFNLDWCKRDPSLVATSSVDGTVSVYSILGGGLPPTQADKFSAIADSFPGMEMPAVVPQGATPQPIQVKNPPKWFRKPSGANFSFGGRLVSWNKQSRAVAISQVVTEEKLVERSVQLENALSQSQLGPYCQAKAEAAAKPSDQVLWKFIGANFEMAPRTHYMSLLGYNSSQVSDKVRPPVPAADGVAAEVLADKMENLGTNDGSTSSLDPSEQFEMIASAQSFDKTPELEEMEPEVETKPSKVELNVEETSGSNEGLITQALLVGDLESAVELCVKDKHFTHALTLAAHAGQELYAKTRDNVLKQVDGSLAPLIGAVVRGDLTSITTSCNLSNWKEALVAALTYCEDAQFTALAENLGERLEASNIGEYIPSAMICYVCAGSLEKFVSCWSKMQPNMSNPNELQDLVEIIMVLQRSLAAAGRPVNLSEGSTVSSLLCQYASLLAAQGALNTAVSYLNSATQGEMIELRDRLYRALGYQTGRTNQQVHNVVPQPSFRQTPTPQNYQSQPSQFTPSVQAQQRNIYGEPTAPPQAAPAPALFTPAPHVSQPPVPNPPTFGVPPLAPMQPTMSAVPSGPPPTAVGHAGGPQFFTPASQAPGAPMYGSQSQMQQPPPPTKPPAAYDSSVPRGWNDPPPLSGSRKAKQQQQQQQQQQQPQASEAPKVPEPIMCPVPGAPEQPRQFMGFQQYGAETSGPAVGAAAPVATPAAPEPASKGPLPAEHQIIQHVLNEIRERCLAACQNQQVKQRLDDIGRRLEVLFDKIRAGQLGSFTLGGVHQIIEAMKSGDYQSALQIHGQTVAKGNFSEMSQFMPAIKMLLQTCMQLQVFL
- the LOC119584533 gene encoding protein transport protein Sec31A-like isoform X4; the encoded protein is MKVKEINQMANVAWSPTSVHPLYLACGTAAQQLDASLNTSSTLNIYNANLGQANLETKLAVSVETPGRFHALDWTGDQGSGVIIGGCDNGVLYVYDANKLIGNQPDYLLGSTESHHSGPIFSLSSNPLKSNLVATGSVDCDLLIWDVNNLSSPMTPGKKANLGANVTCVQFNRQAEHILASTYAGHCVIWDLKKSASIISIVDSVSRMKAKSISWNPDVATQLLLASDDDATPMAQVWDLRYANAPIKTLEGHQRGILATAWCVQDSSLLMTAAKDNKIFVWNPDCGERGSEIVCEFPSYNQWSFNLDWCKRDPSLVATSSVDGTVSVYSILGGGLPPTQADKFSAIADSFPGMEMPAVVPQGATPQPIQVKNPPKWFRKPSGANFSFGGRLVSWNKQSRAVAISQVVTEEKLVERSVQLENALSQSQLGPYCQAKAEAAAKPSDQVLWKFIGANFEMAPRTHYMSLLGYNSSQVSDKVRPPVPAADGVAAEVLADKMENLGTNDGSTSSLDPSEQFEMIASAQSFDKTPELEEMEPEVETKPSKVELNVEETSGSNEGLITQALLVGDLESAVELCVKDKHFTHALTLAAHAGQELYAKTRDNVLKQVDGSLAPLIGAVVRGDLTSITTSCNLSNWKEALVAALTYCEDAQFTALAENLGERLEASNIGEYIPSAMICYVCAGSLEKFVSCWSKMQPNMSNPNELQDLVEIIMVLQRSLAAAGRPVNLSEGSTVSSLLCQYASLLAAQGALNTAVSYLNSATQGEMIELRDRLYRALGYQTGRTNQQVHNVVPQPSFRQTPTPQNYQSQGGGWAGSSSSQQPVGGFTTYQPPSIQPSQFTPSVQAQQRNIYGEPTAPPQAAPAPALFTPAPHVSQPPVPNPPTFGVPPLAPMQPTMSAVPSGPPPTAVGHAGGLRRGGTNRYVSDTSCLNQPPSMQNQPPSFMPPPGGPAQVPPNPSLPSAPAPTGPQFFTPASQAPGAPMYGSQSQMQQPPPPTKPPAAYDSSVPRGWNDPPPLSGSRKFSGEHRLGGGHSGDKRLLLLQQAKQQQQQQQQQQQPQASEAPKVPEPIMCPVPGAPEQPRQFMGFQQYGAETSGPAVGAAAPVATPAAPEPASKGPLPAEHQIIQHVLNEIRERCLAACQNQQVKQRLDDIGRRLEVLFDKIRAGQLGSFTLGGVHQIIEAMKSGDYQSALQIHGQTVAKGNFSEMSQFMPAIKMLLQTCMQLQVFL
- the LOC119584533 gene encoding protein transport protein Sec31A-like isoform X3, with amino-acid sequence MKVKEINQMANVAWSPTSVHPLYLACGTAAQQLDASLNTSSTLNIYNANLGQANLETKLAVSVETPGRFHALDWTGDQGSGVIIGGCDNGVLYVYDANKLIGNQPDYLLGSTESHHSGPIFSLSSNPLKSNLVATGSVDCDLLIWDVNNLSSPMTPGKKANLGANVTCVQFNRQAEHILASTYAGHCVIWDLKKSASIISIVDSVSRMKAKSISWNPDVATQLLLASDDDATPMAQVWDLRYANAPIKTLEGHQRGILATAWCVQDSSLLMTAAKDNKIFVWNPDCGERGSEIVCEFPSYNQWSFNLDWCKRDPSLVATSSVDGTVSVYSILGGGLPPTQADKFSAIADSFPGMEMPAVVPQGATPQPIQVKNPPKWFRKPSGANFSFGGRLVSWNKQSRAVAISQVVTEEKLVERSVQLENALSQSQLGPYCQAKAEAAAKPSDQVLWKFIGANFEMAPRTHYMSLLGYNSSQVSDKVRPPVPAADGVAAEVLADKMENLGTNDGSTSSLDPSEQFEMIASAQSFDKTPELEEMEPEVETKPSKVELNVEETSGSNEGLITQALLVGDLESAVELCVKDKHFTHALTLAAHAGQELYAKTRDNVLKQVDGSLAPLIGAVVRGDLTSITTSCNLSNWKEALVAALTYCEDAQFTALAENLGERLEASNIGEYIPSAMICYVCAGSLEKFVSCWSKMQPNMSNPNELQDLVEIIMVLQRSLAAAGRPVNLSEGSTVSSLLCQYASLLAAQGALNTAVSYLNSATQGEMIELRDRLYRALGYQTGRTNQQVHNVVPQPSFRQTPTPQNYQSQGGGWAGSSSSQQPVGGFTTYQPPSIQPSQFTPSVQAQQRNIYGEPTAPPQAAPAPALFTPAPHVSQPPVPNPPTFGVPPLAPMQPTMSAVPSGPPPTAVGHAGGLRRGGTNRYVSDTSCLNQPPSMQNQPPSFMPPPGGPAQVPPNPSLPSAPAPTGPQFFTPASQAPGAPMYGSQSQMQQPPPPTKPPAAYDSSVPRGWNDPPPLSGSRKQFSGEHRLGGGHSGDKRLLLLQQAKQQQQQQQQQQQPQASEAPKVPEPIMCPVPGAPEQPRQFMGFQQYGAETSGPAVGAAAPVATPAAPEPASKGPLPAEHQIIQHVLNEIRERCLAACQNQQVKQRLDDIGRRLEVLFDKIRAGQLGSFTLGGVHQIIEAMKSGDYQSALQIHGQTVAKGNFSEMSQFMPAIKMLLQTCMQLQVFL
- the LOC119584533 gene encoding protein transport protein Sec31A-like isoform X6, whose amino-acid sequence is MKVKEINQMANVAWSPTSVHPLYLACGTAAQQLDASLNTSSTLNIYNANLGQANLETKLAVSVETPGRFHALDWTGDQGSGVIIGGCDNGVLYVYDANKLIGNQPDYLLGSTESHHSGPIFSLSSNPLKSNLVATGSVDCDLLIWDVNNLSSPMTPGKKANLGANVTCVQFNRQAEHILASTYAGHCVIWDLKKSASIISIVDSVSRMKAKSISWNPDVATQLLLASDDDATPMAQVWDLRYANAPIKTLEGHQRGILATAWCVQDSSLLMTAAKDNKIFVWNPDCGERGSEIVCEFPSYNQWSFNLDWCKRDPSLVATSSVDGTVSVYSILGGGLPPTQADKFSAIADSFPGMEMPAVVPQGATPQPIQVKNPPKWFRKPSGANFSFGGRLVSWNKQSRAVAISQVVTEEKLVERSVQLENALSQSQLGPYCQAKAEAAAKPSDQVLWKFIGANFEMAPRTHYMSLLGYNSSQVSDKVRPPVPAADGVAAEVLADKMENLGTNDGSTSSLDPSEQFEMIASAQSFDKTPELEEMEPEVETKPSKVELNVEETSGSNEGLITQALLVGDLESAVELCVKDKHFTHALTLAAHAGQELYAKTRDNVLKQVDGSLAPLIGAVVRGDLTSITTSCNLSNWKEALVAALTYCEDAQFTALAENLGERLEASNIGEYIPSAMICYVCAGSLEKFVSCWSKMQPNMSNPNELQDLVEIIMVLQRSLAAAGRPVNLSEGSTVSSLLCQYASLLAAQGALNTAVSYLNSATQGEMIELRDRLYRALGYQTGRTNQQVHNVVPQPSFRQTPTPQNYQSQGGGWAGSSSSQQPVGGFTTYQPPSIQPSQFTPSVQAQQRNIYGEPTAPPQAAPAPALFTPAPHVSQPPVPNPPTFGVPPLAPMQPTMSAVPSGPPPTAVGHAGGLRRGGTNRYVSDTSCLNQPPSMQNQPPSFMPPPGGPAQVPPNPSLPSAPAPTGPQFFTPASQAPGAPMYGSQSQMQQPPPPTKPPAAYDSSVPRGWNDPPPLSGSRKAKQQQQQQQQQQQPQASEAPKVPEPIMCPVPGAPEQPRQFMGFQQYGAETSGPAVGAAAPVATPAAPEPASKGPLPAEHQIIQHVLNEIRERCLAACQNQQVKQRLDDIGRRLEVLFDKIRAGQLGSFTLGGVHQIIEAMKSGDYQSALQIHGQTVAKGNFSEMSQFMPAIKMLLQTCMQLQVFL